From the Saccharomyces paradoxus chromosome XIV, complete sequence genome, one window contains:
- the GCD10 gene encoding tRNA 1-methyladenosine methyltransferase subunit GCD10 (Subunit of tRNA (1-methyladenosine) methyltransferase with Gcd14p~similar to YNL062C), which yields MDALTTIDFNQHVIVRLPSKNYKIVELKPNTSISLGKFGAFEVNDIIGYPFGLTFEIYYDGEEVSSDENRHSKPKNKIPIGKVRLLSQEVKDDNNDKDDGQSEPPLSIKEKSMSVELSSIDSSATNQNLVNMGSKAQELTIEEIEKMKQESLSSKEIIDKIIKSHKSFHNKTVYSQEKYVNRKKQKFAKYFTVEYLSSSNLLQFLIDKGDVQRVLDMSQESMGMLLNLANIQAGGNYLCMDETGGLLVYFLLERMFGGDNQSKSKGKVVVIHENEHANLDLLKFANYSEKFIKEHVHTISLLDFFEPPTLEEIQERFTPLPKEEARALKGGRKNSYYRKLRWYNTQFQILELTGDFLYDGLVMATTLHLPTVVPKLAEKIHGSRPIVCYGQFKETLLELAHTLYSDLRFLAPSILETRCRPYQSIRGKLHPLMTMKGGGGYLMWCHRVIPAPEPVLEAVTEVESNNKLAEHGAKKQKI from the coding sequence atgGATGCTTTGACAACCATAGATTTTAACCAACACGTTATTGTCCGGTTGCCGTCgaaaaattacaagatAGTGGAACTAAAGCCCAACACTTCTATATCATTGGGGAAATTCGGTGCTTTCGAAGTTAATGATATAATTGGTTATCCATTTGGTTTGACCTTTGAAATATATTATGATGGCGAAGAGGTCTCATCCGATGAGAATAGACATTCGAAGccaaagaacaaaattCCCATCGGCAAAGTAAGGCTATTGTCGCAGGAGGTTAAagatgataataatgataaagaTGATGGTCAAAGTGAGCCTCCGTTATCTATTAAGGAAAAATCAATGTCCGTTGAATTGTCTAGCATTGACAGTAGTGCTACGAATCAGAATTTGGTCAACATGGGTAGCAAAGCTCAAGAACTAaccattgaagaaattgaaaaaatgaaacaagAATCTTTATCTAGTAAAGAAATAATCGACAAAATCATTAAATCCCACAAAAGCTTTCATAACAAGACCGTTTATTCTCAAGAGAAATATGTGAATaggaagaaacaaaagtttGCCAAGTACTTCACTGTTGAGTATTTGAGTAGTTCTAACCTTTTGCAGTTCTTAATCGATAAAGGCGATGTACAAAGAGTATTGGACATGTCTCAAGAATCGATGGGGATGCTGCTAAACCTTGCAAACATTCAGGCTGGCGGGAACTATCTGTGTATGGATGAAACTGGTGGTTTAttagtttattttctgttgGAAAGAATGTTTGGCGGTGACAACCAAAGTAAATCCAAGGGCAAAGTCGTTGTTATTCATGAAAATGAACATGCCAATCTGGACCTGTTAAAGTTTGCTAAttattctgaaaaatttattaaagaGCATGTGCACACCATATCCCtattagatttttttgaaccaCCTACACTGGAGGAGATTCAGGAAAGATTTACACCGTTACCTAAAGAAGAAGCCCGTGCATTAAAAGGTGGTAGGAAAAACTCGTATTACCGGAAACTCAGGTGGTATAATAcacaatttcaaattttagAATTAACTGGAGACTTCCTATATGATGGTCTTGTAATGGCTACTACATTACATTTACCAACAGTGGTGCCGAAGTTAGCTGAAAAGATCCATGGTTCAAGACCGATTGTATGCTATGGTCAATTTAAAGAAACTTTGCTAGAACTGGCCCATACTTTATATTCAGATCTAAGGTTTTTAGCGCCATCCATTTTGGAGACCAGATGCAGGCCGTACCAAAGTATACGGGGTAAGCTACATCCTCTGATGACCATGAAGGGTGGTGGTGGATATCTAATGTGGTGCCACAGGGTCATACCTGCGCCTGAACCCGTATTGGAAGCTGTGACTGAAGTTGAGTCCAATAACAAGCTAGCTGAGCACGGCGCtaagaagcaaaaaatatag
- the NOP2 gene encoding rRNA (cytosine-C5-)-methyltransferase NOP2 (rRNA m5C methyltransferase~similar to YNL061W), with amino-acid sequence MGSRRHKNKQAAPPTLEEFQARKEKKANRKLEKGKRPSATQGDEASDRKKKKSKPFKKSRKEEEEVVEEDKNLPEVDLEELSKARKSLFDDEEDDGEAESVDEELKDEFDLEQEYDYDEDEDKDAHPIFSDDDDEADLEELNAQNMEALSKKLDEEEAEEAEEAEMELMEADNMQPRADILPTEEQEEMMAQEAPNLTSTRTRMIEIVKVLENFKTLGAEGRSRGEYVDRLLKDICEYFGYTPFLAEKLFNLFSPAEAMEFFEANEIARPITIRTNTLKTRRRDLAQTLVNRGVNLQPIGSWTKVGLQIFDSQVPIGATPEYLAGHYILQAASSFLPVIALDPHENERILDMAAAPGGKTTYISAMMKNTGCVFANDANKSRTKSLIANIHRLGCTNTIVCNYDAREFPKVIGGFDRILLDAPCSGTGVIGKDQSVKVSRTEKDFIQIPHLQKQLLLSAIDSVDCNSKHGGVIVYSTCSVAVEEDEAVIDYALRKRPNVKLVDTGLAIGKEAFTSYRGKKFHPSVKLARRYYPHTYNVDGFFVAKFQKIGPSSFDDNQASAKEKETAARKEALEEGIIHSDFATFEDEEDEKYIEKSVKNNLLKKGVNPKAKRPSNEK; translated from the coding sequence ATGGGTAGTAGACGTCATAAGAACAAGCAAGCCGCCCCACCAACCCTGGAGGAATTTCAGGCAAGAAAGGAGAAGAAGGCTAATAGAAAGttagaaaaaggaaagagaCCTTCTGCCACACAAGGTGATGAAGCTTCCgatagaaagaaaaaaaagtcgaagccattcaagaaatctaggaaagaagaagaagaagttgttgAAGAGGACAAAAACTTGCCAGAAGTTGATCTTGAAGAGTTGTCAAAAGCCagaaaatcattatttgaCGATGAGGAAGATGACGGCGAAGCGGAATCAGTAGACGAAGAGCTAAAAGATGAATTCGATCTGGAACAAGAATATGATtatgacgaagatgaagacaaAGACGCCCACCCAATTTTCTCggatgatgacgacgaGGCTGATCTTGAAGAACTAAATGCACAAAACATGGAAGCTCTTTCCAAGAAActggatgaagaagaggctgaagaagctgaagaagCCGAGATGGAATTAATGGAAGCGGACAACATGCAACCCAGAGCAGATATTTTGCCTACTGAGGAGCAGGAGGAAATGATGGCACAAGAAGCTCCCAATTTGACCTCcacaagaacaagaatgattgaaattgttaaggttttggaaaattttaagACTCTAGGTGCAGAAGGCAGATCGAGAGGAGAGTATGTTGACAGACTTTTAAAAGATATTTGTGAGTACTTTGGTTATACACCTTTTTTGGCAGAAAAGTTATTCAATCTATTCTCACCAGCAGAAGCGATGGAGTTTTTTGAAGCTAATGAAATTGCAAGACCAATCACCATTAGAACTAACACATTGAAGactagaagaagagacTTAGCCCAAACCCTTGTGAATAGAGGTGTTAACCTACAACCTATTGGTTCCTGGACTAAAGTTGGTTTACAAATCTTCGATTCTCAAGTTCCAATTGGTGCTACACCAGAGTATTTGGCGGGTCACTATATCTTACAAGCGGCATCATCTTTTTTACCAGTTATTGCTCTGGATCCTCATGAAAATGAACGTATCTTGGATATGGCAGCTGCTCCAGGTGGTAAGACCACTTACATATCAGCCATGATGAAAAACACAGGTTGTGTTTTTGCCAACGATGCCAATAAATCTAGAACCAAATCTTTAATCGCTAATATCCACCGTCTGGGCTGTACCAACACTATTGTGTGTAATTATGATGCCCGTGAATTCCCCAAGGTAATTGGAGGTTTCGACAGAATTTTATTGGATGCTCCATGTTCTGGTACTGGTGTTATCGGTAAGGATCAATCCGTCAAAGTGTCTCGTACCGAAAAGGACTTCATTCAAATTCCACATCTACAAAAGCAATTACTTCTTTCTGCTATTGATTCTGTTGACTGCAACTCGAAACATGGTGGTGTGATAGTATATTCAACATGTTCTGTTGCagttgaagaagacgaagcTGTCATAGACTACGcattaagaaaaaggcCTAATGTAAAGTTAGTCGATACTGGTTTAGCCATCGGGAAAGAAGCGTTTACTAGTTACAGAGGCAAAAAGTTCCATCCTAGCGTGAAATTAGCAAGAAGATACTATCCACATACTTACAATGTTGATGGGTTCTTTGTCGCTAAATTCCAAAAGATTGGTCCCTCTTCGTTTGATGATAACCAAGCAAGTgccaaagaaaaggaaactgCTGCTAGAAAAGAAGCTTTAGAAGAAGGTATTATTCACTCTGACTTCGCCAcctttgaagatgaagaagacgaaaagtATATTGAAAAGTCTGTGAAGAACaaccttttgaaaaagggtGTCAATCCAAAAGCTAAAAGGCCTTCTAACGAAAAATAA
- the ARP5 gene encoding actin-related protein ARP5 (Nuclear actin-related protein involved in chromatin remodeling~similar to YNL059C), producing the protein MSSRDASLTPLKAVVIDDPPLRQTPEPFDEQSTFDPQSPIAIDFGSSKLRAGFVNHATPTHIFPNVLTKFRDRKLNKNFTFVGNDTLLDQAVRSQSRSPFDGPFVTNWNLTEEILDYTFHHLGVIPENGIPNPILLTERLATVQSQRANWYQILFETYNVPGVTFGIDSLYGFYNYNPSGNKTGLVIDCGHEDTNVIPIVDGAGILTDAKRINWGGHQAVDYLNDLMALKYPYFPTKMSYLQYETMYQDYCYVSRNYDEDIKKILTLESLDTNDVVVEAPFTEVLQPQKTEEELRIQAEKRKETGKRLQEQARLKRMEKLVQKQEEFEYFSKVRDQLIDEPKKKVLSVLQNAGFDDERDFKKYLHSLEQSLKKAQMVEAEDDSHLDDMNEDKTTQKFDLLDIADEDLNEDQVKEKRKQKFLKASQDARQKAKEEKERVAKEEEEKKLKEQQWRETDLNGWIKDKRLKLNKLIKRRKEKLKLRDEMKDRKSQVSQNRMKNLASLAEDNVKQGAKRNRHQATIDNDPNDTFGANDEDWLIYTDITQNPEAFEEALEYEYKDIVELEGLLLEHDPNFTEEDTLEAQYDWRNSILHLFLRGPRPHDSENIHEQHQMHLNVERIRVPEVVFQPTMGGQDQAGICELSETILLKKFDSQPGKLSQTCIDMVNNVFITGGNAKVPGLKERIVKEFTGFLPVGTNITVNMSSDPSLDAWKGMAALARNNEQYKKTVISKQEYEEYGPDYIKEHNLGNTKYFED; encoded by the coding sequence ATGTCTAGCAGAGACGCCTCTCTGACGCCCCTTAAGGCAGTAGTGATAGACGACCCTCCACTGAGGCAAACCCCAGAACCATTCGATGAACAGTCAACATTCGATCCCCAGTCACCCATTGCCATTGATTTTGGATCAAGCAAACTAAGAGCTGGGTTTGTTAATCATGCTACCCCCACCCATATTTTTCCTAATGTACTGACTAAGTTTAGAGACAGAAAgttaaacaaaaattttacctTTGTCGGTAATGACACCTTATTGGATCAAGCTGTGCGCTCGCAATCTAGAAGCCCATTTGACGGACCCTTTGTAACCAACTGGAATCTTacagaagaaatattgGACTACacttttcatcatttggGAGTAATACCAGAGAATGGAATTCCTAATCCAATATTACTTACCGAAAGGCTGGCAACGGTTCAATCACAACGAGCAAACTGGTACCAGATTTTGTTTGAAACTTACAATGTGCCAGGTGTCACTTTCGGAATAGACAGTCTGTATGGTTTTTACAACTATAACCCAAGCGGAAATAAAACGGGTTTGGTCATCGATTGTGGCCATGAGGATACCAATGTAATTCCTATAGTTGATGGAGCAGGTATCTTAACAGATGCGAAAAGGATTAATTGGGGAGGACATCAAGCGGTTGACTACTTGAATGATTTGATGGCTTTGAAATATCCATATTTTCCAACGAAGATGTCTTATTTACAGTATGAAACGATGTATCAAGATTATTGCTATGTTTCACGAAATTATGATGAAGACATTAAGAAAATACTCACTTTGGAGAGCCTTGATACAAATGATGTGGTAGTAGAAGCACCTTTCACAGAAGTCCTTCAGCCTCAAAAGACAGAAGAGGAATTGCGAATCCAAGCCGAAAAGAGGAAGGAAACTGGGAAGCGCTTGCAAGAACAAGCACGtttgaaaagaatggaaaaattggttCAGAAGCAGGAggaatttgaatatttctCGAAAGTCAGAGACCAACTAATTGACGAGCCTAAGAAGAAAGTGCTCTCGGTTTTGCAAAACGCTGGTTTTGACGATGAACGTGATTTTAAAAAGTATCTTCATAGCTTAGAGCAATCACTAAAGAAAGCACAAATGGTTGAAGCAGAAGATGACAGTCACTTGGATGACATGAATGAAGACAAAACGACCCAGAAATTCGACTTACTTGATATCGCAGACGAAGATCTAAATGAAGACCAggtcaaagaaaaaaggaagcaaaaatttttgaaggcCAGTCAAGATGCTAGACAAAAGgctaaagaagaaaaggaaagagtcgcaaaggaagaagaagaaaaaaaattaaaagagcAGCAATGGCGCGAAACTGATTTAAATGGTTGGATAAAGGACAAAAGATTGAAACTGAACAAACTaataaaaaggagaaaagaaaaattaaagcTACGTGATGAAATGAAGGACAGAAAATCTCAAGTTTCACAAAATAGAATGAAAAACTTAGCTTCATTGGCTGAGGATAACGTTAAACAAGGGGCCAAACGTAATAGACACCAAGCTACCATAGATAATGATCCAAATGACACTTTTGGCGctaatgatgaagattgGCTTATTTATACTGATATCACTCAAAATCCTGAAGCGTTCGAAGAAGCCTTAGAGTATGAGTACAAAGACATCGTGGAACTTGAGGGACTACTTTTAGAACACGATCCAAACTTTACTGAAGAGGACACGTTGGAAGCACAGTACGATTGGAGAAATTCGATCCTTCACTTGTTTTTAAGAGGACCTAGACCTCACGATAGCGAAAATATCCACGAACAACACCAAATGCACCTGAATGTAGAACGTATAAGGGTACCGGAAGTGGTATTTCAACCGACAATGGGCGGACAGGATCAAGCCGGTATTTGCGAATTATCCGAAACCATCttactaaaaaaatttgattcCCAACCAGGAAAATTGAGTCAGACTTGCATAGACATGGTGAATAACGTTTTTATTACCGGCGGTAATGCTAAGGTGCCTGGATTGAAAGAGCGTATTGTGAAAGAATTCACTGGATTCCTTCCTGTCGGTACCAATATCACTGTAAATATGTCTTCAGATCCTTCGTTGGATGCCTGGAAGGGTATGGCGGCTCTAGCACGAAACAATGAACAGTATAAGAAAACAGTTATAAGTAAGCAAGAATACGAAGAGTACGGACCAGATTACATCAAAGAGCATAATTTAGGGAATacgaaatattttgaagattaG
- a CDS encoding uncharacterized protein (similar to YNL058C) — translation MVRKNFIPSVSLVRRHLPTLATTTTSSTTVSKSTSSVASQTSSKSLPSLASSTSSAPSSSSGTTSSSSLVVPSITPPSTIGNPFILNAANKTNGTVYIAVGAVIGAIFVSILIWWLVSNYLSRRFTMTTSYAKDNKYFYRGHHKHSSSLQSNPFDINDEKFSMHDDWDSMSQLESSQYEDAASPFNPIQDPFTDNRRSLFISPTLQVSQYEKSHSRHQSRDTNIFIDDPSLYAGTYLGEEEEEKTLNLNRPQRAASPERKEKKINSMEGYHRRNQSSLGLIPVASATSNTSSPKKAHKRQAPSMFLNDVLNGREII, via the coding sequence ATGGTCAGGAAAAACTTTATCCCGTCTGTGTCACTAGTCAGGAGGCACCTTCCTACACTAGCTACCACTACGACTAGTTCAACTACCGTATCAAAGTCCACGTCAAGTGTAGCGTCCCAAACGAGTTCTAAATCCCTCCCATCTTTGGCATCCTCGACTTCTTCGGCACCCTCGTCTTCCAGTGGGACAACATCATCCTCATCACTAGTTGTTCCTAGCATAACACCCCCATCTACAATAGGGAACCCGTTCATATTAAATGCTGCTAATAAAACCAACGGTACTGTATACATTGCTGTGGGTGCAGTCATAGGTGCCATTTTCGTCAGTATCCTTATATGGTGGCTAGTGTCCAATTACTTGTCTCGTCGTTTCACAATGACAACTTCTTACGCAAAGGATAATAAGTATTTTTACAGAGGGCATCACAAGCATAGTTCTTCCTTACAAAGTAATCCGTTCGACatcaatgatgaaaaattctctaTGCATGATGACTGGGATTCCATGAGCCAATTGGAGTCTAGCCAATATGAGGATGCTGCCTCACCATTCAACCCAATTCAAGATCCGTTCACAGACAACAGAAGGTCCTTATTTATATCACCTACTTTACAAGTGTCACAATACGAAAAAAGTCATAGCCGTCATCAATCAAGAGATactaatatttttattgacgACCCATCCTTATATGCGGGCACCTACCTgggagaagaagaagaagagaaaacgCTGAATCTAAATAGACCACAAAGAGCAGCATCGCctgaaagaaaggaaaagaaaattaacTCAATGGAAGGCTACCATAGGAGAAACCAATCCTCCTTGGGTCTCATACCCGTTGCTTCTGCCACCTCAAATACCAGCTCGCCTAAAAAGGCCCATAAAAGACAGGCGCCATCgatgtttttgaatgatgTCTTGAATGGTAGAGAGATAATCTAG
- the OCA2 gene encoding Oca2p (similar to YNL056W) → MKYIPPLNFSPVVSTDVSLYRSGYPMPLNYSFIKHQLHLKTIIYIGDKDRPLEEYQSFLELEKIKYYHIFMDSSRDEGIQERMNQVLHLVLDVRNYPILVHSNKGKHRVGVVVGIIRKLLQGWSTAGIYQEYGLFSGGMKDGVDLEFITMFETNLKIPRNIIPGFAEHCLYLNELEAVEGSDDESESESILTAKQSL, encoded by the coding sequence ATGAAATACATACCCccattgaatttttcaccagTGGTGAGTACAGATGTGTCGTTATACCGATCAGGGTATCCGATGCCGTTGAATTATAGTTTCATCAAGCATCAGTTACACTTGAAGACTATAATATATATTGGAGATAAAGATAGGCCTCTCGAAGAATACCAAAGCTTCTTAGAGttagaaaagataaagtaCTATCACATATTTATGGATTCAAGCCGCGATGAAGgaattcaagaaagaatgaaCCAAGTATTGCACTTGGTGCTGGATGTCAGAAACTACCCCATCTTAGTGCATTCCAATAAGGGCAAGCACCGTGTTGGTGTAGTTGTGGGAATCATAAGGAAGCTGCTGCAGGGATGGTCCACTGCAGGTATATACCAGGAATACGGGTTATTTTCTGGTGGAATGAAAGATGGGGTAGATTTGGAGTTTATCACAATGTTTGAAACTAATCTAAAAATACCGAGAAACATAATTCCTGGTTTCGCTGAACACTGCTTGTATTTGAATGAGCTAGAGGCTGTAGAAGGAAGTGATGACGAGTCAGAAAGTGAGTCTATTCTTACTGCTAAGCAGTCATTGTGA
- the POR1 gene encoding porin POR1 (Mitochondrial porin (voltage-dependent anion channel)~similar to YNL055C) — protein MISATDSPNTTQQSVSKIKIKPTPSTMSPPVYSDISRNINDLLNKDFYHATPAAFDVQTTTANGIKFSLKAKQPVKDGPLSTNVEAKLNDKQTGLGLTQGWSNTNNLKTKLEFANLTPGLKNELITSLTPGVAKSAVLNTTFTQPFFTARGAFDLCLKSPTFVGDLTMAHEGIVGGAEFGYDISAGSISRYAMALSYFAKDYSLGATLNNEQITTVDFFQNVNAFLQVGAKATMNCKLPNSNVNIEFATRYLPDASSQVKAKVSDSGIVTLAYKQLLRPGVTLGVGSSFDALKLSEPVHKLGWSLSFDA, from the coding sequence ATGATCAGTGCTACGGATTCTCCCAACACGACACAGCAAAGcgtttcaaaaataaaaatcaaaccTACTCCCTCAACAATGTCTCCCCCAGTCTACAGCGATATCTCCAGAAATATTAACGATCTATTAAACAAGGATTTCTATCATGCTACCCCAGCTGCTTTTGATGTGCAAACAACAACCGCCAATGGGATTAAGTTCTCGTTGAAGGCTAAGCAGCCTGTTAAGGATGGCCCATTGTCTACTAACGTGGAAGCGAAGTTGAACGACAAGCAAACCGGCTTGGGTTTGACTCAAGGCTGGTCTAACACAAACAACTTGAAGACCAAATTAGAGTTTGCCAACTTGACACCTGGCCTAAAGAATGAATTGATTACCTCTTTGACTCCAGGCGTGGCCAAGTCCGCCGTCTTAAACACCACGTTCACACAACCTTTCTTTACCGCAAGAGGTGCCTTTGACTTGTGTTTGAAGTCGCCAACATTTGTTGGTGACTTGACTATGGCCCACGAAGGTATTGTTGGTGGTGCTGAGTTTGGCTACGATATTAGCGCCGGATCAATTTCTCGTTATGCCATGGCTCTAAGTTATTTTGCTAAGGACTACTCTTTGGGCGCTACTTTGAACAACGAGCAAATAACCACCGTTGACTTCTTCCAAAACGTCAACGCCTTTCTACAAGTTGGTGCCAAGGCTACCATGAACTGCAAACTACCTAACTCCAATGTTAACATCGAGTTCGCCACTAGATATTTGCCCGATGCGTCTTCCCAAGTTAAGGCTAAGGTTTCCGATTCCGGTATCGTCACCTTGGCTTACAAGCAATTGTTGAGACCGGGCGTCACTTTGGGTGTTGGTTCCTCCTTCGATGCTTTGAAGTTGTCTGAACCAGTTCACAAGCTAGGTTGGTCTTTGTCCTTCGACGCTTGA